One Rhinolophus ferrumequinum isolate MPI-CBG mRhiFer1 chromosome X, mRhiFer1_v1.p, whole genome shotgun sequence genomic window, caaaacaggctcagagatgttaagaaTCTGGTCATAGATCTCTCTAGGGgtcatttgctgtttttttaaaccTGCCTTTTCTGCTTGTGATTGCATGTTTATCTTTGTTGCTGCTTTATAGTTACTTAGTTGGTTTGTTTTCCACGGCACCACAGGGTTTTAAGTGGGGCTTCTAGAAAGGTCACATTTTCTGTGTGTAGAAAATGGATTGGAGGCAACCAGTTAGGGGACATTTCTCTCTCCTATATGATtttatctgtaaaagaaaaagatatgaaataaatatggcCACATGTGTGTTCATTATTTTGTCCTTTGTGCtcttctgaattaaaaaaattaaagtcttgaaattaaaacaaaaaacaactctaaAGTTGAGAgggaaaggaacttaaaaatttgGTCTAAtgatgaggaaacatcagacaaacccaaactgagggacatttacaaaataaacgGTCTGTCCttttaatgaaagagaaagactgaggaacaGTTTCAGATGTAAGGAGAttagacatgacaactaaatgcagcaGGAACTCGGATTGCATCCTGGCCtagaaagttttgtttctttttgcccCCAAGGCACTACTGAGACAACTGGCACAATTTGAATATCTATACATCGATACTAGTACTGTATAATGGTCATAATTTTTTCACTGATATTGTAGCAATTTCACAATTTTTATAACTCCACTATGATCATGTAGGAAAAGATTTGCTTTTAGCAAATacatactaaaaattatttcaagataaagGGGTATCAAGTCTGTATGTTTTCTCGCACATATTTCTAGAAGGAAGAATGATAAAGCATCTGTGATAACATGTTAGCTTTTGGAGTATCTGGGTGAATGATGTATGGTcattctctgtactatttttgtaacttttctgtatgtctaaaattatttcaaaataaaaattagaaaataatttggtgGAATGATGAATGGGAGGAGAGGGTCAGGTGGGTCTGCCTTCTGTCTCAGGAGGCGAGGCATGAAGTAGGTCCATGGTGAGAGAGCTGCCTGCCCATGCTGAACGCAGCGGGCGGGGAGGCTCTTAGGAACTTAGGAACCAGTGCTGCTTTGGGATCTGGCAACCAGCAGGACCCAGACTTCTGGGAGCGTTCCATTCTCTCACTggctcccttcccctctcttcttccctccccagagCTAACCTTTGTCAGGGATTTCGTGTGACGCCAGACCATGTTTTTGTACTTGCTCTACACATACATAGGTATATAAGGAGTAGTTGTAaagttcattaaaataatgaactgtAAGACTGAGAGGCTGGAGGAAAATGAGCTGGATTAAGGCAAAGAATTTAGGCCAGCTAAAGCTCTCACTAGGGACATTTGCAAGACTTGGGAACCTCCCTGGAAATGAGAGCAGATGCCACAGAAAatgatttacatatttaaaagaaaagttttacattttttctgtttGACTAAAGGAGTTCTGACTTAAATATGTTGCTGATTAAACCATCCTACAGGACCAGAGGTGAAATGTGACCTCCATCCCAACTCATTTTCTTTGTTACCAGGGAAGGCAAGGGCTTCCCAGCTGCAAAGGGGCTGTAACTTAGAGGGGACATTTGTAGAAGACAGGAAACTCTAGGGCCTGTGACCTCTGACAGCACAATAAAAATGTGAGGATGCTATCAATTCCTGGTACAGGACGAGAGGTGGGGGAAGATAGAAAGCTGAGGACTTGAAAATCTCACAAGAGAGCTCTTTGCTGATGCAATTCTGCTCTTAGCAGAGAAGGAATTCTAAGAAAATGTAGTGGTTCTTAAACATATAGTAAACATTCACACAGTTTGGCTCTTGTTTTGCTGTAGCTTTAAGAAATAATGCTTGATGGAAATGAAACGAGGTTTAATAGAAGCAAGTGCAGATAGACAACCAgttaagaagaattaaaaaaggaaattgccCTCTCTGTTCCTACACCAGAGTTTAGTTCCTCTGAACTCTGTGCCTTCCAACCAGTAACATGAATTGTGTTATTACTAATGAAGATGGATTCTATATCCTAATAGAAGACTTTTTCACGGAGCAAAATTAGGTGAATGTATTGAATTAATTGACTTGGCCATTCCTTTAAGCAAATGTTTGGTCCTTCTGGATTATGTaagaagataaaaagggaaagaaaacagactgaGGCAATTAAGTGTGGACTAGTTTTCTGCTTGGGGGGTGAGGAGGAATGAAGCAAAGGTAGTAGAGGAGAAATGGGATTAGAATAATCCAAATAATCCTGAATAAAAATCCAGTTGAGCAATTGAGAACTTTGAGGTTCTGTCAAACTCAgaaaccattaattttttttttgttcgtttcaggtgtacaaaacaatgtactagacatttatcctttatatccctcatacagtgataactcccctccccccaacctactacccctctgatatcgcacacagccattacatttccactatctctattcctaatgctgtactccacttcttgtaagtatatacatgtatatatttatatatataaaattatagttgacattcattattgttcagcttcagcttcaggtgtacagtgtagtgatcaggcatctacatcatccctgaggtggtctcccaaatgggacaagttccatcggataccctacaaaatctttacaacattattgattatgttccccaaactgactttcgtatccccgtggcaatcttgtggttaccgactgtgctttctaatcccctcaccttcccccttatccccacaccccctcccatctagcaaccctcagtttttcctctatgtctctgagactgtttctgattagttcgttcatttattcttttctttagattccacatataagtgagatcataagtatttgtctttctctgacttatttcacttagcatgatgttctctaggtccatccatgttgttgcaaatggtaagatttctttcttctttatggctgcataatactccattgtataaatgtaccacagtttcttaatccagttatcCACCGATGGGCATTTTGCTTGATaaaccattaattttttaatatcttgtaTACATTATGACACGTCCTTACAATGGAATGCTTTGCAGTCTTTCCCAAGGAAGAGTTATTTCTCTGTTTTAACATGGAAAGGTATCCAAAACAGAATACTGAGTTTGTTCTAGTTTTTAAGCAAACAGTATATAgtgcataaaacaaagaaactgaaagcaCAAGTACCACATTGCTAACAATATGTCAGGGTAAGTATGAAGATTTCAGAAAGATGTTCTGTTTAGATGAAGCTACATACTttcaatcttaaaatattttcaaatttaaaaaaataggccGTCGCTCTCTAACGCCAGCGCCGCCTCTAGTTCGCCGAGCTCCAGCCGAAGGAGAAGAGGGTAAGTAAGGAGGTCTCTATACCATGGCTCCTACAAAGCAGACTGCCCGCAAATCTACCGGTGGTAAAGCACCCAGGAAGCAACTGGCTACAAAAGCCGCTCGCAGGAGTGCACCCTCTACTGGAGGGGTGAAGAAACCTCATCGTTACAGGCTTGGCACCGTGGCACTCCGTGAAATTAGACGTTATCGGAAGTCCACTGAACTTCTGATTCGCAAACTTCCCTTCCAGCGTCTGGTGCGAGAAATTGCTCAGGACTTCAAAACAGATCTGCGCTTTC contains:
- the LOC117029546 gene encoding histone H3.3A-like, translating into MAPTKQTARKSTGGKAPRKQLATKAARRSAPSTGGVKKPHRYRLGTVALREIRRYRKSTELLIRKLPFQRLVREIAQDFKTDLRFQSAAVGALQEASEAYLVGLFEDTNLCAIHAKRVTIMPKDIQLARRIRGERA